A genomic stretch from Camelus dromedarius isolate mCamDro1 chromosome 10, mCamDro1.pat, whole genome shotgun sequence includes:
- the PHF2 gene encoding lysine-specific demethylase PHF2 isoform X4, with amino-acid sequence MEEHGFTEPILVPKKDGLGLAVPAPTFYVSDVENYVGPERSVDVTDVTKQKDCKMKLKEFVDYYYSTNRKRVLNLTNLEFSDTRMSSFVEPPDIVKKLSWVENYWPDDALLAKPKVTKYCLICVKDSYTDFHIDSGGASAWYHVLKGEKIFYLIKPASANISLYERWQSASNHSEMFFADQVDKCYKCTLKQGQTLFIPSGWIYATLTPVDCLAFAGHFLHSLSVEMQMRAYEVERRLKLGSLTQFPNFETACWYMGKHLLEAFKSSHKSGKQLPPHLVQGAKILNGAFRSWTKKQALAEHEDELPEHFKPSQLIKDLAKEIRLSENASKASRPEVTAAVSSDEVCFGDREKEEPPSPIEASPPRAFLEKVSKKKTPKTMKMPKPSKVPKPPKPPKAPKSLKLKDGGKKKGKKGRGSASPTIPNLDLLEAHTKEALTKIEPPKKGKATKNVLSVPNKEVVSTQNDVERLEIREQTKSKSEAKWKYKNSKPDSLLKMEEEQKLEKSPLSGNKDTKFSFSFSNKKLLGSKALKPQSSPGVFGALQNFKEDKAQPVRDEYEYVSDDGELKIDEFPIRRKKNAPKRDLSFLLDKKEPLPTPVTKPKLDSALCKQSDDSSDEGSLHIDTDTKPARNAKVKKDGGGSAAGILDLLQASEEVGALEYNPNSQPPASPSTQEAIQGMLSMANLQASDSCLQTAWGPGQAKGSSLAAHGARKNGAGGKSTGKRLLKRAAKNSVDLGDYEEDQDHLDACFKDSDYVYPSLESDEDSPVFKSRSKKRKGSDDAPYSPTARVGPSVPRQDRPVREGTRVASIETGLAAAAAKLSQQEEQKSRKKKNTKRKLAPNTTSPSTSASASTTSAGTTSASTTSASTTSASTTPASTTPASTTPASTSTASSQASQEGSSPEPQPESHSSSLVDHEYTAAGTFAGAQAGRASQPMAPGVFLTQRRPSSSSPNNTAAKGKRTKKGMATAKQRLGKILKIHRNGKLLL; translated from the exons ATGGAAGAGCACGGCTTCACCGAGCCCATCCTCGTCCCCAAGAAAGATGGGCTGGGCCTGGCGGTCCCAGCCCCCACCTTCTACGTCAGCGACGTCGAGAACTACGTGG GCCCGGAGCGGAGCGTGGATGTGACGGATGTCACCAAGCAGAAGGACTGCAAGATGAAGCTAAAGGAGTTTGTGGACTATTACTACAGCACCAACCGCAAGCGGGTCCTTAACCTCACCAACCTCGAGTTCTCTGACACCAG AATGTCCAGCTTCGTGGAGCCTCCTGACATCGTGAAGAAACTGTCCTGGGTGGAAAACTACTGGCCCGACGACGCGTTGCTGGCCAAGCCCAAGGTGACCAAGTACTGCCTGATCTGCGTGAAGGACAGCTACACCGACTTCCACATCGACTCCGGGGGCGCCTCCGCCTGGTACCACGTGCTCAAG GGGGAGAAGATCTTCTATCTCATCAAGCCAGCTTCGGCCAACATCTCCCTGTACGAGCGCTGGCAGTCTGCCTCCAACCACAGTGAGATGTTCTTTGCCGACCAGGTGGACAAATGCTATAAGTGCACCCTCAAGCAGGGTCAGACACTCTTCATCCCCTCAG GCTGGATTTACGCCACGCTCACGCCTGTGGACTGCCTGGCCTTCGCGGGACATTTCCTCCACAGCCTGAGTGTGGAGATGCAGATGAG AGCATATGAAGTGGAAAGAAGGTTGAAACTGGGCAGCCTGACTCAGTTTCCTAACTTCGAAACTGCCTGCTGGTACATGGGGAAGCACCTGCTGGAGGCATTCAAAA GTTCTCACAAATCTGGGAAGCAGCTGCCCCCTCATTTAGTCCAAGGAGCTAAAATTCTCAATGGTGCTTTCAGATCATGGACGAAAAAGCAG GCTTTGGCAGAGCATGAGGATGAACTCCCAGAGCACTTCAAACCCTCACAGCTCATCAAAGACCTGGCCAAAGAGATCCGGCTCAGTGAG AATGCCTCCAAGGCCTCCCGACCCGAAGTGACTGCGGCCGTCTCCTCAGACGAGGTCTGTTTTGGGGACCGGGAGAAGGAGGAGCCCCCGTCCCCCATTGAGGCCAGCCCTCCTCGGGCCTTTCTGGAGAAAGTGTCCAAAAAAAAGACTCCCAAAACCATGAAGATGCCCAAGCCGTCCAAAGTCCCCAAGCCCCCGAAGCCCCCCAAGGCTCCCAAGTCGCTGAAGCTCAAGGATGGGggcaagaagaaagggaagaagggcagGGGGTCAGCCTCGCCCACCATCCCCAACCTGGACCTGCTGGAGGCCCACACCAAGGAGGCGCTGACCAAGATTGAGCCCCCCAAGAAGGGCAAG GCCACAAAGAATGTCCTGAGTGTGCCCAACAAGGAGGTGGTCAGCACGCAGAACGATGTGGAGAGGTTGGAAATCCGAGAGCAAACCAAGAGCAAGTCGGAGGCTAAGTGGAAGTACAAG AACAGCAAGCCTGACTCCCTattgaagatggaggaggaacAGAAGTTGGAGAAGTCTCCTCTGTCAGGCAACAAGGACACCaagttctcattttctttctccaacaAGAAGCTCCTAGG CTCCAAGGCCCTCAAGCCACAGTCAAGCCCAGGGGTGTTCGGGGCCTTGCAGAACTTCAAGGAGGACAAAGCCCAGCCTGTGCGGGACGAGTATGAGTACGTGTCAGATGACGGGGAGCTCAAGATTGACGAGTTTCCcatcaggaggaagaaaaatgctcCGAAGAGGGACTTGTCCT TCTTACTGGACAAGAAGGAACCGCTGCCCACGCCCGTGACAAAGCCAAAGCTGGACTCGGCGCTCTGCAAG CAGAGCGACGACTCCTCTGACGAGGGCTCGCTGCACATAGACACAGACACCAAGCCCGCCCGCAATGCCAAAGTAAAGAAGGACGGTGGGGGCTCGGCCGCGGGCATCCTGGACCTGCTGCAGGCCAGTGAGGAGGTCGGCGCGCTCGAGTACAACCCCAACAG ccagccccccgcctcccccagcaCACAGGAAGCCATTCAGGGAATGCTGTCCATGGCCAACCTGCAGGCCTCCGACTCCTGCCTGCAGACTGCGTGGGGCCCTGGCCAGGCCAAGGGCAGCTCGCTGGCAGCTCATGGTGCCCGAAAGAACGGGGCTGGTGGTAAGAGCACGGGCAAGCGGCTGCTGAAGAGGGCGGCCAAGAACAGCGTGGACCTGGGCGACTACGAGGAGGACCAGGACCACCTGGATGCCTGCTTCAAGGACTCGGACTATG TTTACCCCTCGCTGGAATCCGATGAGGACAGTCCTGTTTTCAAGTCCCGGTCTAAGAAGAGGAAAGGCTCGGATGACGCCCCCTACAGCCCGACAG CGAGGGTCGGGCCGTCAGTGCCGAGGCAGGACAGGCCTGTGCGTGAGGGGACCAGAGTGGCCTCCATTGAGACCGGACTGGCAGCCGCCGCGGCCAAACTGTCTCAGCAG GAggaacagaaaagcagaaagaaaaagaacaccaaGAGGAAGCTGGCCCCCAACACCACCTCCCCGTCCACCTCTGCCTCTGCCAGCACCACCTCGGCCGGTACCACCTCGGCCAGCACCACCTCGGCCAGCACCACGTCGGCCTCCACCACCCCGGCCTCCACCACCCCAGCCTCCACCACCCCGGCCTCCACCAGCACGGCCAGCAGCCAGGCCTCCCAGGAGGGCAGCTCGCCTGAGCCCCagccagagtcacacagcagcaGCCTGGTTGACCACGAGTACACGGCAGCCGGCACCTTTGCTGGGGCCCAAGCAGGTCGTGCCTCCCAGCCCATGGCCCCTGGGGTCTTCCTCACCCAGAGGCGGCCCTCCTCGTCATCCCCCAACAACACCGCTGCCAAAG GAAAACGTACAAAAAAGGGCATGGCCACTGCCAAACAGAGGCTtgggaaaattttgaaaattcatcGGAATGGAAAACTGCTCCTTTAA